From the Anolis sagrei isolate rAnoSag1 chromosome 12, rAnoSag1.mat, whole genome shotgun sequence genome, one window contains:
- the LOC132764306 gene encoding uncharacterized protein — translation MGRCWLGLVFALAVAAPGCVGDDPPAATEVTVTHTWTPCLEEEQENTAATEEEEEERRLTPRFSSCMLRCAGQAMLRMVSTKKTISLKLNEGTEGEEHEFCWMLRLRCQKGEELTKAFVLLNLEGGQPPPYRLLLTAPPSLRQHLQARQGNRGTKLLSVEACGVRFDVTELFRSAEGGQDAQMCVKAVCPEEGVCGEWTLGLHCPPFLATLWRSPPRPDG, via the exons ATGGGTCGCTGCTGGCTAGGCCTGGTGTTTGCTCTTGCTGTGGCTGCCCCTGGCTGTGTGGGAGATGACCCGCCTGCTGCGACAGAGGTGACGGTGACCCACACGTGGACACCCTGCCTGGAAGAAGAACAAGAGAACACAGCAGcaacagaggaagaagaagaagagcgaCGCCTGACGCCCAGATTCAGCAGCTGCATGCTGCGCTGTGCTGGCCAAGCGATGCTCAGGATGGTCAGCACCAAAAAGACCATCTCCCTCAAGCTCAATGAAGGCACAGAAg GTGAGGAGCATGAGTTTTGCTGGATGCTGCGCCTGCGCTGTCAGAAGGGAGAAGAGCTCACCAAAGCCTTTGTCCTACTCAATCTGGAGGGGGGTCAGCCACCGCCTTACAGACTACTCCTCACTGCCCCTCCTTCACTCCGCCAGCATTTGCAGGCCCGTCAGGGCAACCGTGGCACAAAACTATTGAGTGTGGAAGCCTGTGGCGTCCGCTTCGACGTGACGGAACTGTTCCGTAGCGCCGAAGGAGGccaggatgcccagatgtgtgtCAAGGCTGTCTGTCCCGAGGAAGGTGTCTGTGGAGAATGGACGCTGGGCCTGCACTGCCCACCTTTCCTGGCCACTTTGTGGCGCAGTCCTCCCCGTCCTGACGGTTAA
- the WDR74 gene encoding WD repeat-containing protein 74: MAAPAWGSHVWVGAETGLLKGINLQKKQATNYKLGDASISRQEAVTAMCWGDPYESEIFVGCLDGSVRLFSTEKGKFIKSQDCLGGEGPFRGLCVLDSSLITCVESGLLKVWRDVSSENVEVQVGPGVCRMRQNPATPHQVATGGKENCLKVWDLCKPQEPIFRAKNVRHDWLDLRVRVWERDMQFLPGSQKIVTCTGHHQVRLYDPSCPQRRPVKEITFGEYPLTALSLTSDANSVVVGSSHGDVAVFDLRQGRLLNCLKGFAGSISSIQCHPELPLVASCGLDRFLRVHHLRHKRLEHKVYLKSRLSCLLLNSREKWEDEALDPSAELENDVKEEEDEADEIWNTMKVVVTKRKADLGPSSDKGSDKRKILKAPKKKKQHI, encoded by the exons ATGGCGGCTCCTGCCTGGGGGAGCCACGTGTGGGTGGGCGCCGAGACGGGCCTCCTGAAAG GAATCAATTTGCAGAAGAAGCAGGCTACAAACTATAAGCTGGGGGATGCGTCCATCAGTCGCCAGGAAGCTGTCACTGCCATGTGTTGGGGGGATCCCTATGAGTCTGAG ATCTTTGTGGGATGCCTGGATGGATCAGTTAGACTCTTCAGTACAGAGAAGGGCAAATTTATTAAGTCTCAAGACTGCCTCGGGGGCGAGGGACCCTTCCGTGGTTTGTGTGTGCTTGACAG CTCCCTTATAACCTGCGTAGAATCCGGATTGCTGAAGGTCTGGAGAGACGTCTCCTCTGAAAAT GTAGAGGTCCAGGTCGGCCCTGGTGTCTGCCGCATGCGCCAGAACCCTGCAACACCTCATCAGGTGGCCACAGGTGGGAAGGAGAACTGCCTGAAGGTATGGGACCTGTGCAAGCCACAGGAGCCCATTTTCCGAGCCAAAAAC GTACGGCACGATTGGCTCGATCTGAGAGTCCGCGTCTGGGAACGGGACATGCAGTTCCTTCCTGGATCACAGAAAATAGTTACCTGCACCGGTCACCACCAG GTCCGACTCTATGACCCCAGCTGCCCTCAGCGCCGGCCTGTGAAGGAAATCACCTTTGGCGAGTATCCACTCACCGCTCTCTCATTGACTTCTGATGCAAA CTCTGTCGTGGTTGGCAGTTCACACGGGGATGTGGCAGTCTTCGACCTTCGGCAAG GGCGGTTGCTGAATTGCCTGAAGGGCTTTGCTGGGAGCATCTCTAGTATCCAGTGTCACCCTGAGCTTCCTTTGGTGGCCTCCTGTGGACTGGACCGCTTCCTTCGCGTGCACCATCTACGCCACAAGCGCTTGGAGCATAAG GTTTATCTGAAATCCCGACTCAGCTGCCTGCTGCTGAACAGCCGGGAGAAATGGGAG GATGAAGCCCTTGACCCTTCCGCTGAGTTAGAAAATGATGtcaaagaggaggaagatgaagccGACGAAATCTGGAACACCATGAAAGTTGTGGTCACCAAGCGGAAAGCAGATTTAGGACCCTCCTCTGACAAAGGGAGTGATAAACGAAAAATTCTTAAAGccccaaagaagaagaagcaacacATTTAA